Proteins found in one Flavobacteriales bacterium genomic segment:
- a CDS encoding acetyltransferase — MKNYFAHETAVIDEGCTIGKDTKIWHFSHIMPNCDIGEKCNIGQNVVVSPDVKLGRNVKIQNNVSVYSGVICEDDVFLGPSMVFTNIINPRSAVNRRGNYATTLVEKGASIGANATIICGNTIGRFALIGAGAVVTKNIPPYALVVGNPAKHIGWVSEYGHRLEFDDNQQAICPESGQQYQLKDQTVTRIK; from the coding sequence ATGAAAAACTATTTTGCTCACGAAACAGCCGTAATAGACGAAGGCTGTACGATAGGGAAAGATACCAAAATATGGCATTTTTCTCATATAATGCCCAATTGTGATATTGGTGAAAAATGTAATATCGGGCAAAATGTTGTCGTTTCGCCAGACGTAAAGCTTGGACGAAATGTTAAAATTCAAAACAATGTTTCGGTATATTCTGGAGTTATCTGTGAAGACGATGTTTTTTTAGGTCCTTCAATGGTTTTTACCAATATCATAAACCCAAGAAGTGCTGTAAACAGAAGAGGTAATTATGCAACTACTCTTGTAGAAAAAGGAGCTTCAATTGGGGCAAATGCAACTATTATCTGCGGAAACACTATTGGGAGATTTGCATTAATAGGTGCAGGAGCAGTGGTTACCAAAAATATTCCACCCTATGCCCTAGTGGTTGGAAACCCTGCAAAACACATAGGATGGGTAAGCGAATACGGACATCGCTTAGAATTTGATGACAACCAGCAGGCAATTTGCCCAGAAAGCGGTCAACAATACCAACTGAAGGATCAAACTGT
- a CDS encoding UDP-glucose/GDP-mannose dehydrogenase family protein encodes MRVVVVGSGYVGLVSGTCFAEMGNTVTCMDISEDKINGLKNGIIPIYEPGLKSLVLKNFENQNLHFTTKLSEALNDAEIVFIAVGTPTGEDGSADLQYVLSVAESIGKTMNRDLIIVDKSTVPVGTADLVKNTIQKELTARNAHHQFWMVSNPEFLKEGDAINDFMKPDRVVIGADSDFAFGKMKELYSPFFRTHDRFIEMDIRSAEMTKYAANAMLATKISFMNEIANICERVGADVNQVRIGIGSDSRIGYSFIYPGCGYGGSCFPKDVKALIRIADQHHYSPELISSVEAVNNRQKMVIAQKIIEKFGDDLSGKTFGLWGLAFKPGTDDMREAPAIYTVKELVSRGAKIRAYDPKAMEEAQNHYLKGIQNISYCQDKYDALEKCDAMILLTEWKEFRSPDFDRIKKCLNHAIIFDGRNQYLAQRLHEKEIEYIRIGK; translated from the coding sequence ATGAGAGTAGTAGTTGTAGGTTCAGGGTATGTAGGTTTAGTTTCAGGAACATGTTTTGCCGAAATGGGAAACACAGTTACCTGCATGGATATATCCGAAGATAAAATTAATGGCTTAAAAAATGGAATTATTCCCATTTATGAACCAGGGCTAAAGTCCTTAGTTCTTAAAAATTTTGAAAACCAAAATCTTCACTTCACAACGAAGCTTTCTGAAGCTCTTAACGACGCAGAAATCGTTTTTATTGCAGTGGGAACCCCTACTGGAGAAGATGGTTCGGCTGATTTACAATACGTTTTGAGTGTTGCCGAATCTATCGGAAAAACCATGAATCGTGATTTAATCATTGTAGATAAATCCACCGTTCCTGTAGGAACAGCAGACTTGGTGAAAAACACCATTCAAAAAGAATTAACTGCTCGAAATGCCCATCACCAGTTTTGGATGGTATCCAATCCTGAATTTCTAAAAGAAGGAGATGCCATAAACGACTTTATGAAACCTGACAGAGTGGTGATAGGTGCCGACTCAGATTTTGCTTTTGGAAAAATGAAAGAACTGTACAGTCCTTTCTTTAGAACCCATGATCGTTTTATCGAAATGGATATACGATCTGCTGAAATGACAAAATATGCTGCAAATGCGATGTTAGCAACAAAAATTTCGTTTATGAATGAGATTGCCAATATCTGCGAGCGTGTTGGAGCAGACGTAAATCAGGTAAGGATAGGGATAGGCTCGGATAGTAGAATTGGATATAGTTTTATATATCCTGGGTGTGGATATGGAGGATCTTGTTTTCCAAAAGATGTAAAAGCATTAATCAGGATTGCAGATCAACACCACTATTCACCAGAGCTTATTTCATCTGTTGAAGCTGTAAACAACCGTCAAAAAATGGTTATCGCTCAAAAAATCATTGAAAAGTTTGGAGATGATTTAAGTGGTAAAACTTTTGGATTATGGGGGCTGGCATTTAAACCTGGAACGGATGATATGAGAGAAGCTCCAGCTATATATACCGTAAAAGAACTGGTAAGCAGAGGTGCGAAAATTCGAGCTTATGACCCAAAAGCGATGGAAGAAGCTCAAAATCACTATTTAAAAGGCATTCAAAACATCAGCTATTGTCAAGACAAATACGATGCATTGGAAAAATGTGATGCAATGATCTTACTTACCGAGTGGAAAGAATTCCGTTCACCCGATTTCGATCGAATCAAGAAATGTTTAAATCATGCCATTATTTTTGACGGAAGAAATCAATACCTTGCACAAAGACTTCATGAAAAAGAGATTGAATATATCAGAATTGGAAAATAG
- a CDS encoding nucleotide sugar dehydrogenase, with protein sequence MNEKPTIAIIGLGYVGLPLAVEFAKLYQVVGFDINQERVSELNTGVDSTLEVDSKNLQSVLTKDKSNSNGLYLSHQVEDISHCNYYIVTVPTPVDKNNRPILTPLIKASEMIGKVLSKGDIVIYESTVYPGVTEDECVPILEKHSGMVFNQDFFAGYSPERINPGDKEHTVTKILKVTSGSTPEIGQKVDQLYRSVITAGTHLAPTIKVAEAAKVIENSQRDINIAFVNELAKIFNKLDIDTHDVLEAAGTKWNFLKFKPGLVGGHCIGVDPFYLAQKAQEVGYHPEIILAGRRLNDSMGAYVSSEIVKLMLEKDLKVKGSKALLLGITFKENCPDIRNTRVIDVYQELRDYQINVDVYDPWANNEEVKHEYGIDLTEKPNTNDYDVVIHAVSHQEFQEIDLHKFLKSDSGVLYDVKGVLDKKMIDKRL encoded by the coding sequence ATGAACGAAAAGCCAACTATTGCCATCATAGGATTGGGTTATGTAGGGTTACCACTTGCTGTAGAATTTGCAAAATTGTACCAAGTAGTAGGGTTTGATATTAACCAAGAACGCGTCTCTGAACTCAATACAGGAGTAGATTCAACATTGGAAGTTGATTCGAAAAACTTACAGTCTGTATTAACAAAAGATAAAAGTAACTCAAATGGATTATATTTATCTCATCAGGTTGAAGATATTTCTCACTGCAATTACTATATCGTAACAGTACCTACTCCCGTTGACAAAAATAATCGTCCTATTCTTACTCCTTTAATAAAGGCTTCGGAAATGATAGGAAAAGTACTTTCCAAAGGAGATATTGTGATCTATGAATCTACGGTTTACCCAGGAGTAACAGAAGATGAATGCGTGCCTATTTTGGAAAAACATAGTGGTATGGTGTTCAATCAAGATTTTTTTGCGGGATACTCACCCGAGAGAATAAATCCTGGAGACAAAGAACACACAGTTACAAAAATATTAAAAGTAACATCGGGCTCAACCCCAGAAATAGGTCAAAAAGTTGATCAACTTTATCGTTCAGTAATTACCGCAGGAACACATTTAGCCCCTACCATTAAAGTAGCCGAGGCAGCAAAAGTTATTGAAAACTCTCAAAGAGATATCAATATTGCCTTTGTTAATGAATTGGCTAAAATTTTTAATAAATTAGACATTGACACGCATGATGTTTTAGAGGCTGCTGGAACCAAATGGAATTTCCTAAAATTCAAACCCGGTCTTGTTGGTGGACATTGTATTGGTGTTGATCCATTCTACTTAGCTCAAAAAGCTCAAGAAGTGGGATATCATCCTGAAATTATTCTTGCAGGAAGAAGGTTGAATGATAGTATGGGCGCTTATGTTTCTTCAGAAATTGTAAAACTCATGCTTGAAAAAGACCTTAAAGTAAAAGGCTCTAAAGCCTTACTTCTAGGAATCACCTTCAAAGAAAACTGTCCAGACATTAGAAACACTCGTGTGATTGATGTTTATCAAGAACTAAGAGACTACCAAATAAATGTAGACGTTTATGACCCTTGGGCAAACAACGAAGAAGTAAAACACGAATACGGAATTGACTTAACTGAAAAACCAAACACTAATGATTATGATGTAGTCATTCATGCCGTTTCTCACCAAGAATTCCAAGAAATTGATTTACACAAATTCCTTAAATCAGATTCAGGAGTACTGTATGATGTAAAAGGAGTTCTAGATAAAAAAATGATTGACAAACGATTGTAA